A stretch of Candidatus Bathyarchaeia archaeon DNA encodes these proteins:
- a CDS encoding HepT-like ribonuclease domain-containing protein gives MLAESGFLNSQEAYRLKNMARIRNRVAHTYRRLDPEELKAYGSEAALSKDLALKLIEEARKRSVDPPKPSRL, from the coding sequence ATTTTAGCCGAATCAGGGTTCTTAAACAGCCAAGAGGCGTATAGGCTTAAAAATATGGCTAGGATCAGAAATAGAGTTGCACACACTTATAGGCGGCTGGATCCGGAGGAGCTTAAAGCCTACGGGAGCGAAGCGGCGCTCTCAAAGGATCTAGCGCTAAAATTGATAGAGGAAGCGAGAAAGAGAAGCGTAGATCCGCCCAAACCCTCGAGGCTCTAA
- a CDS encoding ABC transporter permease: MKVEDIVELFRDDRPRVSSEIRHVWAVFWANFKIFLSYRTWVIMETISTVASVAMYSFMGLQVDSRRVALAGYGEVGWISFALVGVATANYLWMCISRLSHSLQHEVREGTLEPIVASLINMRSYIIGQSIRGFLVSGYFMLGVLIVGICVLKVPLTINLGTALSFLAIILLMVLSYAGIGIMAAGLILVYKKGDPLTFLFASVTEFLGGVLFPLKYLEVFPGLYAAAMLMPYTYALDAARRILLNGATVLSPMVLWDVAILVAYSIIFIPLGLRVFRWGVNRIRYEGTVATY; encoded by the coding sequence TTGAAGGTCGAGGATATTGTTGAGCTCTTTAGGGATGATCGCCCACGCGTCTCATCCGAGATTAGGCATGTTTGGGCTGTGTTCTGGGCTAACTTCAAAATATTCCTATCCTATAGAACTTGGGTTATAATGGAGACCATAAGCACAGTCGCCTCAGTTGCAATGTATTCTTTCATGGGTCTTCAGGTTGATTCTAGGAGAGTTGCTTTAGCCGGGTACGGCGAGGTTGGCTGGATATCGTTCGCCTTAGTCGGCGTCGCCACAGCAAATTATCTCTGGATGTGCATCAGTAGGCTAAGCCACTCCCTGCAGCATGAGGTGCGTGAGGGTACTCTTGAACCAATAGTTGCCTCACTAATAAACATGAGGTCATATATTATTGGCCAGTCGATCCGAGGTTTCCTAGTCAGCGGATACTTTATGCTCGGCGTTCTAATTGTAGGCATATGCGTCTTAAAGGTTCCACTAACAATAAATCTCGGAACCGCGCTATCGTTTCTAGCGATAATACTGCTCATGGTTTTAAGCTACGCGGGCATAGGTATAATGGCCGCCGGATTAATCCTCGTGTATAAAAAGGGTGACCCGCTCACATTCCTCTTCGCCAGCGTAACCGAGTTCCTAGGCGGGGTTCTGTTCCCGCTAAAATACCTTGAGGTTTTTCCGGGGCTATATGCGGCGGCTATGCTTATGCCGTACACTTATGCTTTAGATGCTGCCCGAAGAATATTGTTGAATGGTGCAACGGTTCTTTCGCCCATGGTTCTATGGGACGTAGCCATACTGGTCGCGTACAGCATTATATTTATACCCTTAGGTTTAAGGGTTTTCAGGTGGGGCGTCAACAGGATAAGGTATGAGGGGACAGTCGCAACATATTGA
- a CDS encoding restriction endonuclease, with protein MSQKPLIALTIRYFTRRGYTIDENPSQNNDSPRRGFDLMIRRGSEAHPVWVKDWNRTVGVNIVINIDKIAQNAGLSSPILVARKFSEHAKAYANRRGIRLITKSDILKGLKVF; from the coding sequence TTGAGTCAGAAGCCGCTAATAGCCCTTACAATAAGATACTTCACTAGAAGAGGTTATACTATAGATGAGAATCCATCTCAGAATAATGATTCGCCGCGCAGAGGCTTCGACCTAATGATACGGAGGGGAAGCGAAGCCCACCCGGTTTGGGTTAAAGACTGGAATAGAACTGTTGGCGTAAACATAGTTATAAATATAGATAAAATTGCGCAGAACGCTGGTTTATCCAGCCCAATCCTTGTAGCTAGAAAGTTTAGTGAGCATGCGAAGGCGTACGCAAACCGCAGGGGAATAAGATTGATCACGAAGTCAGATATATTGAAGGGGCTAAAAGTATTCTAA
- a CDS encoding lysylphosphatidylglycerol synthase transmembrane domain-containing protein — protein sequence MRERSLAKAFALTVAGLLVFILYLYFFVGISDMIEVFRRVNPYSCLPIYFATIVAMVLSMLFYSMSWNTLLKALSVNAGLKKAFIYCWLGNFVDLIIPLETISGEVVRTYLVQRDSWDPGRVVASVIAHRIITVFVTLSSLLAASLFLFFRYEIGAEILYLLAMINAGSLTLIVLLLYVSLREEAAEKIVNAFVKVVSLIVGKSRLNPSEARKKVYQSLIQFHSGFKSFGKRLDAVAKSVAYGFVAWVFHLSVYLLVFYALGFNEISMKVVESIVVYAVSLAVQSAPIALPLGLVEIVMTKLYTLFNIPTAIGGVATLLIRAVTFWFQIAVGYVLAQWIGVKELIGQKPKETSTC from the coding sequence ATGAGGGAGCGTTCGCTTGCAAAAGCGTTTGCGCTTACGGTCGCTGGGTTGCTAGTTTTCATTCTCTACCTCTACTTTTTTGTCGGCATAAGTGACATGATTGAAGTTTTTAGGAGGGTTAATCCATATAGCTGCCTGCCCATATACTTTGCAACCATAGTCGCAATGGTGCTGAGCATGCTCTTTTACTCTATGAGCTGGAACACGCTCCTGAAAGCATTGTCGGTAAACGCTGGCCTAAAAAAGGCTTTCATTTACTGCTGGCTGGGAAACTTTGTGGATCTTATAATTCCATTAGAGACTATTTCAGGCGAAGTGGTTAGAACCTATCTTGTTCAGAGGGATTCTTGGGATCCGGGCAGGGTTGTAGCGTCGGTTATCGCCCACCGTATAATAACAGTGTTTGTTACTTTAAGTAGCCTACTGGCAGCCTCCCTCTTCCTATTCTTTAGGTATGAGATTGGCGCCGAAATCCTATACTTGCTGGCGATGATAAATGCAGGTTCTCTTACTCTAATTGTTCTTTTACTCTACGTTTCCTTGAGGGAAGAGGCTGCTGAGAAAATAGTCAACGCGTTCGTTAAGGTTGTTTCTCTAATAGTTGGGAAGAGCCGCTTAAACCCCTCAGAAGCCAGGAAAAAAGTGTATCAAAGCCTAATTCAATTTCATAGCGGTTTTAAGTCGTTTGGTAAAAGGTTGGATGCCGTGGCGAAATCCGTAGCTTATGGCTTTGTCGCCTGGGTTTTCCATTTAAGCGTATATCTATTAGTTTTTTATGCGTTAGGATTCAATGAAATCTCGATGAAGGTAGTTGAGTCAATTGTAGTTTACGCGGTAAGCCTCGCCGTTCAATCGGCGCCGATAGCGCTTCCGCTTGGACTGGTAGAAATAGTTATGACGAAGCTATATACACTATTTAATATTCCAACAGCTATTGGCGGAGTGGCCACGCTTCTCATAAGAGCTGTAACCTTCTGGTTCCAAATCGCAGTCGGATATGTTCTGGCTCAATGGATAGGTGTAAAAGAACTGATTGGTCAAAAGCCTAAAGAAACATCAACCTGTTAA
- a CDS encoding type II secretion system F family protein: MASFTGLAYQGFSWLSKALMTILYAGRPSKLRDSLEAAGIKIYPEAYLSVVGFFIIVSAAVSAIIAWLTGFLPILMAPIIVLLIGYTLPSIKAQDRASKLDMEAPFMAAYISVMATGGLSPYSSLKRLKNCELLPHTSKTARLMEVDVHLKGMDPVAAIEKSAEKVPSKEYKEFLMGYVHTLRTGGDVVHYLLTRTETMFRDLATKIRAFGERAALLLESYVAIMILSTLGISIVYLTSIAFQGYWQGGFTAENFLLYAYIIVPVLSILFIYLSDLSSFQEPIYETAPYKIFAVSLPLMIFLLLEMFFIYLVPELALALPFADQFKGFLTFLRSIFGLELGFEPSLGMGIALIISTIPAALSHSYYNRRRGRSIVREVTNFLRDMTEARKTGASPEACIDQLSARSYGEFSKHLKIVARQLRWGQPFRVVYETLRKRISSWFALINLYLLVDATEVGGGSPETLETMARFGEMQASLEKEKMAALRPLMIMPYIGSAIMVFSTLVTINFMYSAVMSISRVAIPFKQIVITIVPALVFQSYLMGIVTGKVSTGNVSAGFRHAIILTTITLLTIVFMRFFQIILPI; this comes from the coding sequence ATGGCTTCATTCACAGGCCTAGCCTACCAAGGCTTCAGCTGGCTCTCAAAGGCGCTAATGACGATACTCTACGCTGGGAGACCATCCAAGCTAAGAGATAGCCTAGAAGCCGCCGGAATAAAAATATATCCCGAAGCATACCTCTCAGTGGTAGGCTTCTTCATAATAGTCTCCGCAGCAGTCTCAGCCATAATAGCGTGGCTAACAGGCTTCCTCCCAATCCTCATGGCGCCAATCATAGTCCTCCTAATCGGCTACACGCTGCCAAGCATAAAAGCCCAAGACAGAGCCTCAAAACTCGACATGGAAGCACCATTCATGGCAGCATACATAAGCGTCATGGCGACAGGCGGGCTATCACCATACTCAAGCCTAAAGAGGCTTAAAAACTGCGAGCTCCTCCCACACACATCTAAAACAGCGAGGCTCATGGAGGTCGACGTACACTTGAAAGGCATGGATCCAGTAGCAGCCATAGAGAAATCCGCTGAAAAAGTCCCCTCAAAAGAATATAAAGAATTCCTTATGGGATACGTCCACACCCTGAGAACAGGCGGAGACGTCGTCCACTACCTCTTGACGCGGACAGAAACCATGTTCAGAGACCTAGCCACAAAAATAAGGGCTTTCGGCGAGCGGGCGGCGCTGCTCCTAGAATCATATGTAGCCATAATGATCCTCTCAACCCTAGGCATAAGCATCGTCTACCTAACATCCATAGCCTTCCAAGGATACTGGCAGGGAGGCTTCACGGCTGAAAACTTCCTCCTATACGCATACATAATCGTCCCCGTCCTCTCAATCCTCTTCATATACCTCTCAGACCTATCCAGCTTCCAGGAGCCGATCTACGAGACCGCGCCCTACAAGATCTTCGCGGTCTCACTGCCCCTAATGATATTCCTCCTCCTAGAAATGTTCTTCATATACCTTGTTCCAGAGCTAGCCCTAGCGCTGCCATTCGCAGACCAGTTTAAAGGCTTCCTAACATTTCTTAGAAGCATATTCGGCCTTGAATTAGGCTTCGAACCATCCCTAGGTATGGGCATAGCCCTAATAATCAGCACGATCCCGGCGGCGTTATCCCACAGCTACTACAACCGCCGAAGAGGGAGAAGCATAGTCAGAGAGGTAACAAACTTCCTCAGAGACATGACCGAAGCAAGGAAGACCGGCGCATCGCCCGAAGCATGCATAGATCAGCTCTCAGCGAGATCCTACGGAGAATTCTCCAAACACTTGAAGATAGTTGCCAGGCAGCTCCGCTGGGGTCAACCATTCAGGGTCGTGTATGAAACGTTGAGGAAAAGGATAAGCTCATGGTTTGCGCTAATAAACCTCTACCTCCTAGTCGACGCAACAGAGGTTGGCGGCGGAAGCCCCGAAACCCTTGAAACCATGGCTAGGTTCGGCGAGATGCAGGCCTCTCTTGAGAAGGAGAAGATGGCCGCCCTCCGACCGCTTATGATAATGCCCTACATAGGTTCAGCCATAATGGTCTTCTCAACTCTGGTAACCATAAACTTCATGTACTCGGCGGTTATGTCAATATCCCGTGTGGCAATACCCTTCAAACAGATCGTAATAACCATTGTTCCGGCGCTAGTCTTCCAATCATACTTAATGGGCATAGTGACCGGGAAAGTTAGCACAGGAAACGTCTCAGCCGGATTCAGGCACGCAATAATACTGACGACAATAACCCTGCTAACAATAGTTTTCATGCGCTTCTTCCAAATAATCCTGCCAATCTAA
- a CDS encoding archaellin/type IV pilin N-terminal domain-containing protein, with protein sequence MSRSFRKSAKAVSPVIATIIIVAVAIVMSIAVAYWMLGLATTFTRYEKLEFVVAYAEKTTETVDSFSVAFNVTLQIKNTGSSDATIQMILLNGKLDGQACVNVTDTAYEALSNSSLNIPVKAGQTVLLYVGLPNTYSSGQTVEIMVQSAAGNQYPKTVVLP encoded by the coding sequence TTGAGTAGGTCTTTTAGGAAGAGCGCTAAGGCAGTCAGCCCTGTTATTGCGACAATCATTATAGTCGCAGTAGCCATAGTCATGAGCATAGCAGTAGCATACTGGATGCTAGGACTAGCAACAACATTCACAAGATACGAAAAACTAGAATTCGTAGTAGCATACGCAGAAAAAACAACAGAAACTGTTGATTCTTTCAGTGTCGCTTTTAATGTCACATTACAGATTAAGAATACTGGGTCTTCTGACGCGACAATACAGATGATATTACTCAACGGAAAACTGGATGGACAAGCATGTGTAAATGTTACCGATACGGCGTACGAAGCTCTTTCAAATTCATCTTTAAATATACCTGTGAAGGCTGGACAAACAGTATTATTGTATGTGGGTCTTCCAAACACTTATTCATCTGGGCAGACTGTTGAGATAATGGTTCAATCGGCTGCTGGTAATCAGTATCCTAAGACAGTAGTCTTGCCTTAG
- a CDS encoding ABC transporter permease, which produces MRGQSQHIEEAAQILEVEKLIKVISEDVPRRRTPIYRIVLSFVVRDFKVWWTYKFWLLLELSGIVLFVITYYLFSLITTPQQVQEAGYAVGGYFTFALIGIAFQQYVHFAVQSINESIREEQWNGTMETILSTATDFKVFLLGEVCFSFIVSSALLLMSLAIGVLLGAEFYVTPYSILTAVILTVLLIASHMDIGILSAGVIMKVKQGSPVTWAFSWLSQLVSGVFYPLRLLPWYLEWVGRAFPLTYSLDGIRLCLQSGKDLSSPAILTNIVSLIIFIAVTTPISLYAFKIGYDAARRDGSLGQY; this is translated from the coding sequence ATGAGGGGACAGTCGCAACATATTGAGGAGGCGGCTCAAATCTTGGAGGTTGAGAAGCTTATCAAGGTGATCTCAGAAGACGTGCCTAGGAGGAGAACCCCCATATATCGCATCGTCTTATCCTTCGTTGTGAGGGACTTTAAAGTTTGGTGGACTTATAAGTTTTGGCTTCTCCTAGAGCTGTCAGGTATAGTTCTATTCGTTATAACATACTATCTGTTCTCGCTTATCACCACACCCCAGCAGGTTCAGGAAGCTGGCTACGCTGTCGGCGGCTACTTCACTTTTGCGCTCATAGGTATAGCCTTCCAGCAGTATGTTCACTTCGCCGTCCAAAGCATAAATGAAAGCATACGTGAAGAGCAGTGGAACGGCACGATGGAGACCATACTTTCAACCGCAACGGACTTTAAGGTTTTCCTCCTAGGCGAGGTCTGCTTCTCATTTATAGTTTCCTCGGCGCTCCTCTTGATGTCACTGGCCATAGGCGTTCTCCTAGGGGCGGAGTTCTACGTGACCCCATACTCGATTCTAACAGCAGTAATATTGACTGTTCTGCTCATAGCGAGTCACATGGATATAGGCATATTGAGCGCCGGCGTAATAATGAAGGTTAAGCAGGGCAGCCCGGTTACGTGGGCTTTCTCGTGGCTGAGCCAGCTCGTTTCAGGCGTATTCTATCCGCTTAGGCTCCTGCCATGGTATCTTGAGTGGGTTGGGAGGGCTTTCCCGCTAACATACTCCCTAGACGGGATAAGATTATGCCTCCAGTCTGGAAAGGATTTATCTTCGCCTGCAATACTCACAAACATCGTAAGCCTAATCATCTTTATAGCCGTTACGACGCCCATATCGCTATACGCCTTCAAGATCGGATACGACGCCGCCAGAAGGGACGGCTCCCTAGGACAATACTAG
- a CDS encoding Lrp/AsnC family transcriptional regulator has translation MSLIDDVDREIIRMLQEDARVSFRKIAEKLNVSEATIFTRVKKLLKKNVIKGFTAIVSPEKVGKNITAFVLINADPKKLHNVLEALSRMNDVYEVYDVTGSYYALAKIRTEDQNKLAKIIDDIGMIDGVISTETALVLRSIKEEVRIKI, from the coding sequence ATGAGTCTAATAGATGATGTTGATAGGGAAATAATTAGGATGCTGCAGGAGGACGCCAGGGTATCTTTCAGGAAAATAGCTGAGAAGCTGAATGTTAGCGAAGCGACAATATTCACTAGGGTGAAAAAGCTCCTTAAAAAGAACGTTATAAAGGGGTTTACCGCCATAGTCTCCCCAGAGAAGGTTGGAAAAAACATAACTGCGTTTGTGCTGATAAACGCGGATCCAAAGAAGCTACATAATGTTCTTGAAGCGTTAAGCAGAATGAATGACGTTTACGAAGTTTACGATGTAACAGGTTCCTACTATGCTTTAGCCAAGATTAGAACCGAAGATCAAAACAAACTCGCGAAGATAATCGACGATATAGGGATGATTGACGGTGTAATTAGCACGGAGACCGCGCTTGTCTTGAGGAGCATAAAAGAAGAGGTTCGGATAAAGATCTAA
- a CDS encoding adenylate kinase family protein gives MSISIRRIIIITGTPGVGKTSVSAALASRIDAQLVSLGELIRKEKLYIGFDKERDTLIADIEKISRRVGEIISKAQKDIIIEGHLAVDVTPAEKASIVFVLRRNPEELKRILEERSYTERKIMENLAAEILDVCLFEAVKKFGVEKVCEIDVTSKSVNKVVQEILDVLGGLRERRVGVVDWLGKLEAEGKLEEYLDKF, from the coding sequence GTGAGTATATCTATTAGGCGCATAATAATTATAACTGGAACACCGGGCGTTGGAAAAACTTCGGTTTCAGCCGCGCTCGCATCTAGGATAGACGCCCAGTTAGTGTCTTTAGGCGAACTCATCAGGAAGGAGAAGCTTTACATCGGTTTCGATAAGGAGAGAGACACTTTAATTGCTGATATAGAAAAGATTTCTAGGAGAGTCGGCGAAATCATCTCAAAAGCCCAAAAAGACATAATTATAGAGGGGCATTTAGCCGTCGACGTTACCCCAGCCGAGAAAGCGAGCATCGTCTTCGTTTTGAGGAGAAACCCCGAAGAGCTCAAGAGAATTCTTGAGGAGAGATCTTACACGGAGAGGAAGATTATGGAGAACCTAGCTGCTGAAATCCTAGATGTCTGTCTCTTCGAAGCCGTGAAGAAGTTCGGTGTTGAAAAGGTCTGCGAGATAGATGTGACATCGAAAAGCGTGAATAAAGTTGTTCAAGAGATCCTAGATGTTCTTGGCGGGTTAAGGGAACGTAGGGTTGGGGTCGTAGACTGGCTAGGCAAGCTTGAGGCTGAAGGGAAACTGGAGGAATATTTAGATAAATTTTAG
- a CDS encoding nucleotidyltransferase domain-containing protein → MFKRRNMALAYLFGSRAKGLETEDSDWDIAVLFSEKPSDIGGPGGLQEEIAGALGVSEDKIDLIELEAADLHLKFRVIKEGKVLYETEPGVRAKFEAQVLIEYLDARGMYELYLSRLLKKRS, encoded by the coding sequence ATCTTCAAGCGGAGAAACATGGCGCTAGCCTACCTTTTCGGTTCAAGAGCTAAGGGTCTCGAAACCGAGGATAGCGACTGGGATATCGCTGTACTCTTCAGCGAGAAGCCGAGTGATATAGGCGGGCCTGGCGGGCTTCAAGAGGAAATAGCCGGAGCTTTAGGGGTAAGCGAAGACAAAATAGACCTCATAGAATTAGAGGCGGCTGACCTCCACCTGAAGTTCAGAGTTATAAAGGAGGGAAAAGTTCTCTACGAGACTGAGCCCGGCGTGAGGGCCAAGTTTGAAGCCCAAGTTCTCATAGAGTATCTTGATGCTAGAGGGATGTATGAGTTGTATCTCAGCAGGCTTCTGAAGAAGAGATCTTAA
- a CDS encoding type II/IV secretion system ATPase subunit: MAEKKENKENNADKSNVNAGVEGKKKSSLRSLFSFSIGKKVAPPPPVAVFSKLPENAEILDSYAIHPPFSKVTIARLPELGGGKAYFVEEVELTPEERPILDKLIDIMSIEIEPPENENINPSTYIESEAERLAKKYGLTKRVKRLGEESWQRILYYLHRDLIGFGPLHVLMSDRMIEDISVNGVNLPVYVWHRRHESMPTNLKIVDERTLDNLLVKLTHIAQKHISTAFPILDAMLPSKDRVAATFRFEVSPKGSTFCIRRFREEPFSIVDLIELGTVDEMLAAYFWLMIENRMTIAVIGGTGAGKTSTLNALASLVKPSMKIVTVEEIPELLLPHENWVQLVSRASYGLGMAKIGEISLFDLVKVSLRYRPDYIVVGEVRGEEAFVLFQAMATGHGGLTTLHAESIEHAVKRLTSPPMNVAESYIPLINVAILQERVQLPRPRMGLTFGRRIREVCEVIDYGKYERIASWNPLNDSFNSNFKKSEMLRRIAIKYGVSVESVLEELSRRALFFHDLLARGVRNNNEVKREIMRYYLLNPFPVIALQRRIGG; encoded by the coding sequence TTGGCTGAGAAAAAAGAAAATAAAGAGAATAATGCGGATAAATCTAACGTTAATGCTGGTGTGGAGGGGAAAAAGAAGAGTAGTTTACGCTCTTTATTCTCGTTCTCCATAGGTAAGAAGGTTGCTCCACCACCGCCGGTCGCCGTCTTCTCAAAGCTCCCGGAGAACGCGGAGATCCTAGACTCCTACGCGATTCATCCGCCTTTCTCGAAGGTTACGATAGCGAGACTTCCGGAGCTGGGCGGTGGAAAAGCATACTTCGTTGAGGAGGTTGAGCTAACACCTGAGGAGCGCCCAATCCTAGATAAGCTGATCGACATCATGAGCATCGAGATTGAGCCTCCGGAAAACGAGAACATTAATCCTAGCACATATATTGAGAGCGAAGCCGAGAGACTAGCAAAAAAATACGGCTTAACTAAACGCGTCAAGCGCTTAGGCGAGGAGTCATGGCAAAGAATACTATACTATCTGCATAGAGACCTCATAGGCTTCGGGCCATTACATGTGCTCATGAGCGACAGAATGATAGAGGACATATCAGTCAACGGCGTAAACCTACCAGTATACGTCTGGCACAGAAGACACGAAAGCATGCCGACAAACCTAAAAATAGTCGATGAGAGAACCCTAGACAACCTACTCGTAAAGCTCACACACATAGCGCAGAAACATATTTCAACAGCATTCCCAATACTCGACGCCATGCTCCCAAGCAAAGACAGAGTCGCAGCAACATTCAGATTCGAGGTCTCACCGAAGGGAAGCACATTCTGCATAAGAAGATTCAGGGAAGAACCATTCTCAATAGTCGACCTAATAGAGCTCGGAACAGTAGACGAGATGCTAGCAGCATACTTCTGGCTCATGATAGAAAACAGAATGACCATAGCCGTCATAGGCGGAACAGGCGCCGGGAAAACAAGCACACTAAACGCCCTAGCAAGCCTCGTAAAACCATCCATGAAAATAGTCACAGTCGAAGAAATACCCGAACTACTGCTGCCGCATGAAAACTGGGTTCAACTCGTAAGCAGGGCAAGCTACGGCCTAGGCATGGCTAAGATAGGCGAAATATCGCTGTTCGACCTAGTTAAAGTCTCGCTGCGATATAGACCAGACTACATAGTTGTAGGCGAAGTCAGAGGCGAGGAAGCCTTCGTGCTCTTCCAAGCCATGGCTACAGGGCACGGCGGATTAACAACCCTCCACGCCGAGAGCATCGAGCACGCTGTGAAAAGGCTGACAAGCCCCCCAATGAACGTGGCTGAAAGCTACATACCGCTCATAAACGTCGCGATACTACAGGAGCGCGTCCAGCTGCCCAGACCCAGAATGGGGTTAACCTTCGGTAGAAGGATTAGAGAAGTCTGCGAGGTTATTGATTATGGGAAGTATGAGCGGATAGCGTCATGGAACCCCCTAAACGACAGCTTCAACTCAAACTTTAAAAAGAGCGAGATGCTGAGAAGAATAGCCATAAAATACGGCGTCAGCGTGGAAAGCGTCCTAGAGGAGCTCTCCAGAAGAGCCCTATTCTTCCACGACCTGCTGGCCCGCGGAGTAAGAAACAACAACGAGGTTAAGAGAGAAATAATGAGATACTACCTGCTAAACCCATTCCCAGTCATAGCCCTACAAAGAAGGATCGGAGGCTAA
- a CDS encoding HAD-IA family hydrolase → MVKVRAVIFDLDDTLIHSRIDYAGAKKSLIKFFIEHGVEPSLLSESMPSLEIFKAAGESLRGKNLPEEFISRVFEGAKSMLSIFEIKALEGVKLMDGALETLNTLRKMGLKTGIVTNSCREYAARIIEMFSLDKYVDAFITRDDVNNLKPDPEHLLKALETLGVSADEAVFVGDHWIDAACAKRAGVKFILFRNNKWSFSETNVSKYAVIEELMSLSAVIQGIL, encoded by the coding sequence ATGGTTAAAGTAAGAGCTGTGATATTTGACCTAGATGACACATTAATACATTCCAGAATAGATTATGCTGGCGCAAAGAAATCGTTGATTAAATTTTTTATTGAGCATGGCGTTGAACCCAGCCTCCTAAGCGAGAGCATGCCTAGCCTCGAGATTTTTAAGGCTGCGGGTGAAAGCCTACGTGGGAAAAACCTGCCTGAAGAGTTCATTAGCAGAGTTTTTGAGGGAGCTAAGTCGATGCTAAGCATCTTTGAGATAAAGGCTCTGGAGGGAGTTAAGCTGATGGATGGGGCTTTAGAGACGCTTAACACCTTGAGGAAAATGGGGCTGAAGACCGGTATTGTAACCAACAGCTGTAGAGAGTATGCTGCTAGAATCATTGAAATGTTTTCGCTGGACAAATATGTCGACGCGTTCATCACAAGAGATGACGTTAACAATTTAAAGCCTGACCCTGAACATCTATTAAAAGCCCTAGAAACTTTAGGCGTATCCGCCGACGAAGCGGTTTTTGTCGGCGATCATTGGATAGACGCTGCTTGCGCTAAGAGAGCTGGCGTGAAGTTTATCCTCTTCAGGAATAATAAATGGAGTTTTAGTGAGACCAATGTCTCCAAGTACGCGGTTATTGAAGAGTTAATGAGCCTATCAGCCGTAATTCAAGGCATCTTATGA
- a CDS encoding ABC transporter ATP-binding protein, with translation MEYAVETFDLTKVFESKEDNAKRYVKAVDHVNIKVKRGEFFGLLGPNGAGKTTLIKMLCTIILPTEGTAKVNGYDIVKEPVKVRSCIGWFHGETGGRSLYWRLNAEDNLRFYAYLQNVPKDVAEKRINALLEFFGLSKERKKLVKDYSTGMKVRVMLARALLHNPPILFMDEPTIGLDTISAVETRRLLKALNTELRKTIIFTSHNMFEVEQLCERIAIMRGGRIIADAPPSVLREMLRDIRAIEVDIKEIENLTSVVESLSRLPMVKRVVDVKNSPFNVTVRLQVDDEYEAIPTIVSRLDSLGVKISAVRRSEPTLEDIFVKLTREAESA, from the coding sequence ATGGAATACGCTGTTGAAACATTTGATCTAACAAAGGTGTTTGAGAGTAAAGAGGATAATGCTAAGCGCTATGTTAAGGCAGTTGACCACGTGAATATTAAAGTTAAGCGCGGTGAGTTTTTCGGGCTTCTTGGGCCTAACGGTGCCGGGAAGACCACGCTCATAAAGATGCTCTGCACGATAATACTTCCAACCGAGGGGACAGCTAAAGTAAACGGCTACGATATAGTGAAGGAGCCTGTTAAGGTTAGGAGCTGCATAGGCTGGTTTCACGGCGAGACGGGCGGCAGATCGCTTTACTGGAGGCTTAACGCCGAAGACAACCTGAGGTTCTACGCTTACCTTCAGAATGTTCCTAAAGACGTCGCTGAGAAGAGAATTAACGCTTTGCTTGAATTTTTCGGGCTGAGTAAGGAGAGGAAGAAGCTCGTCAAAGACTATTCTACGGGAATGAAGGTTAGGGTTATGCTGGCCAGAGCCTTACTGCACAACCCGCCGATACTGTTTATGGATGAGCCAACGATAGGTTTAGACACCATAAGCGCTGTTGAGACTAGGAGGCTTCTGAAGGCTTTAAACACCGAGCTCAGGAAGACGATAATATTCACTAGTCACAACATGTTTGAGGTTGAGCAGCTCTGCGAGCGAATAGCCATAATGCGCGGTGGACGCATAATAGCTGATGCGCCGCCCTCGGTTTTAAGAGAGATGCTTAGAGACATACGTGCCATCGAGGTGGATATTAAAGAGATAGAGAACTTAACCAGCGTTGTCGAGAGCCTCTCTAGGCTCCCAATGGTTAAAAGGGTTGTTGATGTCAAGAACAGCCCGTTTAACGTAACTGTACGCTTACAGGTTGACGACGAGTATGAGGCTATACCAACCATCGTCAGTAGACTTGATTCTCTAGGCGTGAAGATATCCGCGGTGCGTAGATCTGAACCCACGCTTGAAGACATATTTGTTAAGCTGACTAGGGAGGCTGAATCCGCTTGA